In Phaseolus vulgaris cultivar G19833 chromosome 7, P. vulgaris v2.0, whole genome shotgun sequence, the genomic stretch AAGCTGCAAGAGTCATGGCAGCATAAACACATACTCGTGCTGATTGTGGATTTCCAGCTCCCAATGCATTCGAAATTCTAGTGCTgaataacaaattaaaaaagaaatcaatCAGAAAGGGAGAAAGAAATCCTTATTATAGTATTATTATTCCTGAATGTGAATATACACAGACTGATGAGATTAGGAATTGTGTGAATCAAAACCTTGCAGCTGAGCCAATTGATTCTGCGATCGTGTAGATTGTTGTGGTGATGTTTAAACTGGTCAGAAAAATAGTTAACAACAAATTACCATCACTTGAATGAATCAAATTCAATATTTGGTTACAAGTAACAATTTCAAAGCCGATTTTTAGACACATGAAACCATTCACGTCTGAAGGACTAAGATTAATTGCATACCATATGGATAAGACTGAAGTTTCTAGCTCTGGATTTGGTAAAAGACCAGAAAGCAAGATTATTAGCTCAAATGACCACCATTCAAGGCTGCAAAGATCAAATATGTGTAGGAAACAAAGCATGAGTGAAAATTTAAGGGCTAACAAAAACACAACATAAAAGATCAAATACAAGAGGAAGAACCTCACCAAATCATTCCAGCTGAAGGAATGGCATAGCGGATGAATTCTCCAATCCCATGGAACAGTTCCATTGAAATTGGGACTCGAGTCTTTTCACACTGAGTAGAGAATTTCATATATAATCCAAGTAAAATCACATTCAGCCAGTATGAAGTACTGATAGAAAATGCTGCTCCTAAGTTACCGAGTCCAGATTTAAAAACCATTAACCAACTGAAAGCCACATGGAAGCAAAGAGTAATGAAGGAACTTATGACAAGGGGACTGATCAGACTTTGCATCAAAAAGAATCGAACCAAGGTCTGTAGTGCTGCGTAAGCAAAGAGAGCAGGGATCATGCACAGAGCAAATTTTCCAGCTTCTTGTGAAATCAAAGGGTCTTGGCCAAGTATAATGAGCAGCTTCCCCAAGTAGATCCACAAAAGAGTCAGAGGAAGACAAGCTAAAGTAAGGGAAACAATTGCAGTGTAAATTTGAACACCAAATTTTCTGTATTGCTGTGCTCCATATGCTTGCCCACATTGAGTTTCCAGTGCACATGACATTCCAAACTGTTTGTACAAAATCCAAAATGCAATCAATTCTCATATCTCACACAATTCACGACAACTACCAAGTATCCTAACATGTATCCATTTCAATATCCCACcagagttaaaaaaaaataacagccAACCAGAACATAAAAAACTAGTAGCTAAcactttttcaaaataattttataaaccaCTGTTTCATATTGATATGTTGTGATAACATGAGAATGAAAAATAAGACTTACAATGACACTGAAACCAGATACAGCACAGAGAGAGATGGCAATGGCTGTGCTGGAGAGAGCAAGCTTACCCAAGTGACCAACCATCATCATTGATATTATTTGTAGAAAATACTGTGACAGAGTCACAGTAACCATAGGGCCTGCTAGATAACCGACCCTTTTCACCTCTTCACCAAACACATTCCATCTTATTACGCCTGAACCACCCTCTTCCTCCTCTCTCTCCTTCTCTAT encodes the following:
- the LOC137829668 gene encoding protein DETOXIFICATION 14-like, whose protein sequence is MEKGLLIEKEREEEEGGSGVIRWNVFGEEVKRVGYLAGPMVTVTLSQYFLQIISMMMVGHLGKLALSSTAIAISLCAVSGFSVIFGMSCALETQCGQAYGAQQYRKFGVQIYTAIVSLTLACLPLTLLWIYLGKLLIILGQDPLISQEAGKFALCMIPALFAYAALQTLVRFFLMQSLISPLVISSFITLCFHVAFSWLMVFKSGLGNLGAAFSISTSYWLNVILLGLYMKFSTQCEKTRVPISMELFHGIGEFIRYAIPSAGMICLEWWSFELIILLSGLLPNPELETSVLSICLNITTTIYTIAESIGSAASTRISNALGAGNPQSARVCVYAAMTLAASEAILVSSIIFAFRQILGYVFSNELDVAFYVTDMAPLLSLSIILDSLHGTLSGIARGCGWQHLGAYVNLGAYYGFGIPTAAILGFWILLGGKGLWIGILTGAFCQTVMLSLITASTNWEEQAIKARERIFQRSFSVEDGSV